The Candidatus Binatia bacterium genomic interval CGACATCACGATGTTCCTGAATTCGTTCCGCACCCGGTATCCGTTCTACTCGATGGACCTCTGGAGCACGGTTCGCAACGTCGATCCCGGCCTGGGATTCCCGCTCCCGAATCCCGTCGTGAACAACTACAGCACCGCCTGCCGGCTGGTGCGCGCGGGGGAGTCCACAACCCTCGTGGCCCAGGGGGATGGCTCGCTGGAGCAGTACCAGTGGCGCCGCAACGGAGTCGCGATGGCCGATGGGCCAACGGTCTCGGGATGTCACACGACGTCGCTCGTCCTGTCATCACTGACGGGACCGACCGGGAACGGTGACTACGACTGCGTGGTCAAGACCTGTGATGGCACGAAGTCGGTGACGAGTACATCCACGCATCTCACCGTCTTCGGCGCGCCGCCCACCTCCCATCCGTACCTGACCTGGGGGGAGAACTCCAACTCGCAGTGCGGCGATGGAACCAACACGTTCAAGCTGCCTCCGGGCTCGTATACGCACCTCGCGAATGTCGTCCAGATGGACGGGGGTCGGTCCTACTCTGCCGCGCTGACTTCCGATGGGTCGGTCTACACCTGGGGGAATGGCTCGTTCGGGGAACTGGGCAATGGCACCTACGGAACGGTCGCCTCGCCGGTCAAGATCGGCGTGGCGAACGCGATCCAGATCGCGACCGGTTACTCCCACGTGCTCGCCCTGCTGCGGGATGGGTCCCTGAAAGCCTGGGGATCCAACCAATCCGGCGAGCTGGGCGATAGCACGCAGAGTGCGAGCAATACGCCGATTCGGACGCACACGACCGCGTGCATCACGGCGGTTGCCGCCGGGAACAACTACAGCCTGGCGTTGCAATCCGACGGCACGGTCCTCTCCTGGGGGTTCAACGGCCTTGGCTCGCTCGGGCGCGGATCGATCGGGGGCAATTTCCTGCTTCCGGCGCCGGTCGTGGGACTGTCGAATGTGATCGCGATCGCCGCCGGCGCCTATACGGGGTTCGCCCTCCGCGGTGACGGAACCGTTTGGGCGTGGGGCTACAACGCCTTCGGGGAGCTGGGAAACAACACCACGACCAACAGCGGAACTCCGGTGCAGGTGCAGGGTCTGCCACAGATTCGCTCCATCGCCGGCACGCAGGCGAACGGCTATGCGGTGTCGGCGACCGGGACCGTGTACGGCTGGGGTCGTGGCAACCAGGGCGCGATCGGAGACGGGACCTTTGCCGACCATTTGACCCCCGTACTGGCCAACGTCGTAGGTGTTCAGAAGCTGATCGCCGGAGAAGCGGGATGGGCCATGGCCCTGCTGTCGGATGGCACCCTGAAGGCCTGGGGTTACAACTATGACGGCGTTCTGGGAACCGGCGCCGTAGACGGAACCAACCAGCCCTCGCCGGCGACGGTGCTAAACGCCGCGGCCGTCGCCGACATCGCCGCGGGCTGGGGGACGACCCATGTATTGGGCTACATGTCCGGAGTCACGGGGGTCGCCACCGAGGGGTCCGGGCCGGCTCCGATCGCGCTCAATCTGCGCGTCGCGCCGGTTCCCTCGCGTGACCAGACCTCGCTATCGTTCGAGCTTCCGCGTCCCGGCCCGGTGACGGTCGCGGTGTTCGACGTGGCGGGCCGGGTCGTGCGCACGCTCGTCTCCGACTCCCGATCGGCCGGCCGTTACCAGACGACCTGGGACGGCCGGACGCGGTCGGGCGCGAGCGCCCCGGCCGGGGTCTACTTTGCCCGACTGGAGGGTGCGGGGACCGAGGTCACCCGCCGGATCGTACTGATGAAGTGACGCCGTGACCCGGCAAGTGCCCCGTGGAGGCTATACTCTCGATCTCTTCCGAGGGGGAGGTCGGGATGAACGAACCCGCCGGCGGCGCGGGGAGCGGAGCCGCACCTCACGAGACGACCGGGGTCCTGATCGCGCGGGCCCGCGCCGGCGACACGCTGGCGGGGCAGCGCCTGCTCGCCCGGTTGCTGCCGGTCCTGCGTCGCTGGGCCCGGCACCGGTTCCCTTCGCGAATCCGCGATGCGCGGGACACCGAGGACCTCGTCCAGGACGTCCTCCTGCGCGCCTTTCGCCGCATCGACTCGTTCGAGAATCGCGGCGAGGGAGCGTTCCTCGCCTACCTCCGTCAAATTCTGTTGAACACGGTGCGCGACGAAGCGCGCAAATCACAGCGAAGGCCCGCGCCGTCCCCCATCGACGAGAACCAGCCCGACACGGCGCCATCGGCGGTGGAGCAGGCGATCGGCGCCGAACGGCTGCGCCGCTTCGAGGAGGCGCTCGCCACGCTGCC includes:
- a CDS encoding RNA polymerase sigma factor, encoding MNEPAGGAGSGAAPHETTGVLIARARAGDTLAGQRLLARLLPVLRRWARHRFPSRIRDARDTEDLVQDVLLRAFRRIDSFENRGEGAFLAYLRQILLNTVRDEARKSQRRPAPSPIDENQPDTAPSAVEQAIGAERLRRFEEALATLPEEHQQAVILRIEFGYSHARIAEALGKPSTDAARVMVSRALIQLARKIDDA
- a CDS encoding FlgD immunoglobulin-like domain containing protein, coding for MVTRTGRLAALVASVLFTLVAPSAARASLSPGVRLRWVGERPKPAQAGREFVGQLEVASAWAGQVENFELSGKGWTVRGLDAPAVMSLSKGQRRVVTFRAVPTDPAEPLTIRYTWGERTIEKILRLDAASIERAYRKNLVRFSDRGGPRLSGMRPPSQQSGQRATTTAFHFSGTFQYTRGDGTIRGADGIKVEVVDQDAFVDEVIWSGFTDLNGHFDVNTLWDDCDISGCDDPDIYLQITAETGVVGVMQDMIFGVPYVWVTPVIPDFTGNNVDFGVMHPDNNTDEDAAVHIFNSITRADRYARQFSMAAERVEVEWPDDDTPTSYSPSSEVIHISHQWMWDELTHTHEYGHHLNNVYGNLLDPDYANGFCDTPTPGHCVWCPEHVGEAWQEGFADWWGQLVTEDYPARYGYSSWAGLPNGQYPNDWLYQMDWLVKCQQDSTYYPGALTEGYVMALLRDIQDPVNDDHDGGSPDCDMDATSLGADEIMTVFRDDDPTDITMFLNSFRTRYPFYSMDLWSTVRNVDPGLGFPLPNPVVNNYSTACRLVRAGESTTLVAQGDGSLEQYQWRRNGVAMADGPTVSGCHTTSLVLSSLTGPTGNGDYDCVVKTCDGTKSVTSTSTHLTVFGAPPTSHPYLTWGENSNSQCGDGTNTFKLPPGSYTHLANVVQMDGGRSYSAALTSDGSVYTWGNGSFGELGNGTYGTVASPVKIGVANAIQIATGYSHVLALLRDGSLKAWGSNQSGELGDSTQSASNTPIRTHTTACITAVAAGNNYSLALQSDGTVLSWGFNGLGSLGRGSIGGNFLLPAPVVGLSNVIAIAAGAYTGFALRGDGTVWAWGYNAFGELGNNTTTNSGTPVQVQGLPQIRSIAGTQANGYAVSATGTVYGWGRGNQGAIGDGTFADHLTPVLANVVGVQKLIAGEAGWAMALLSDGTLKAWGYNYDGVLGTGAVDGTNQPSPATVLNAAAVADIAAGWGTTHVLGYMSGVTGVATEGSGPAPIALNLRVAPVPSRDQTSLSFELPRPGPVTVAVFDVAGRVVRTLVSDSRSAGRYQTTWDGRTRSGASAPAGVYFARLEGAGTEVTRRIVLMK